ATTATTTGCCGATCATATTGCTTCGGAATTGTTTATTATTGAGAATGATTAAAGGAACGAATTAGAGAATGAGTGGATGCTTTTTAAGAGTTTATCATTCAATCATTCTCTAATTCAATAATTATATATTATGTCGAAAATTGTATGGATTACAGGCGCATCATCAGGTATTGGCGAGGCCTTGGTATATGAATATTTTAAAGCTGGTAACAAACTGATCATCTCGGGAAGGAATCGCGATGAACTGTTCAGGGTAAAAGGAAATTGCCAAAACTCTTTTAATATACATGTTTTACCATTCGATTTGAGCGAAACAACTACACTGGACAACAAAGCTGCTGACGCGATCCGTATTTTTGGAAAAATAGATTTACTGATCAATAGCGGTGGTGTAAGTCAGCGGAGTTTAGCATTAGAAACCAATCTGCAAACGGAGCAACAGATTATGGATACCAATTTCTGGGGAACGGTTGTACTGAGCAAAGCAGTTTTACCTTTGATGATTGCCAATGGCGGTGGGCAGATCGTTGTAATTAGTAGTCTTGTTGGGAAATTTGGCACAAAATTCCGTTCCACCTATGCAGCATCAAAACATGCGCTGCATGGTTATTTCGATTCGCTCCGATCGGAAGTTTACGATAAAAACATCGACATCACCATCATCTGCCCAGGTTTTATCAAAACAAATGTAACCTACAATGCACTTACTGCAGATGGTAAGCCCTTAAATAAAATGGGTGATGCACATGAAAATGCCATGACACCTGCTGAATGTGCAAAACAAATTGTACTGGCTGTTAGCAACAAAAAAGAAGAGGTTTATATTGGCGGAAAAGAAACCAGGGCAGTATTATTGAAACGCTTTTTCCCTAAAATTTTTTCTAAAAAGGTAAGAACGGCGAAGGTGAACTAGCACTGCGTTTTGAGGTTGGCGTTAAGCTTAAAACACAAAGTTTATGAAGGATGCAACTAAGGGACGAGCCCAATTTATCTAAACCCGGTTGCAGCGATATCCTTTTGGCATAATTCTGAGCGTAGTCGAAGAACAGCCAAAAGATTAAGCGAAAAACGGGACTAGCCGCCCCGAAGTAACACTACCGTACCTTTACA
The nucleotide sequence above comes from Pedobacter riviphilus. Encoded proteins:
- a CDS encoding SDR family oxidoreductase: MSKIVWITGASSGIGEALVYEYFKAGNKLIISGRNRDELFRVKGNCQNSFNIHVLPFDLSETTTLDNKAADAIRIFGKIDLLINSGGVSQRSLALETNLQTEQQIMDTNFWGTVVLSKAVLPLMIANGGGQIVVISSLVGKFGTKFRSTYAASKHALHGYFDSLRSEVYDKNIDITIICPGFIKTNVTYNALTADGKPLNKMGDAHENAMTPAECAKQIVLAVSNKKEEVYIGGKETRAVLLKRFFPKIFSKKVRTAKVN